ACATGATCTCCATCAAAACTACCGATATGAACAGCTATTTTGGCTTCTTTGGCCTCTATATGCGCTTTTGCGTGAGTTTGTCCTCCGATTTTTACTTTATTTGCTTTTATTACAGCATTTTGAGCTACGTTTCCTTCTATGTTTATCTCGTTGGCTTCAACATTCATGCCATCACCTATGGCATCTTTTGTGATATCTTTTTCTTTTACATTTAATACCACGTTATTATCAAGTCCAGCATCTATGGAGCCTGTTGCTCTAAAAGAGATTTCATTTACATCAAGCTCTTCTTTGATGTCAAATATATTTTTTTGATCGTAAACATATCCTGCTTTTTTGGCATAATATTTTATTCCAGAATCATCAACCCTCTCTTCTATCTCGTCAGTATGCTCTATCATTTTTGTAATTGTTGTTCTTGGTTCAACCACTGGTATAACGATACCCCTGACATCGCGTCCAGGCTCGCCCATAACAGGCTTTTGATACTCTATTATTAATTCATCTTTTGCGACTCCAAGTAGATATCCACGATTAGCATAGTTTATTCTGCCGCTATTATCTATATTATTAATCTTGTTTTTGTAGTGATATACAATAGAATCATCGTTAGAGTCTTTTTTATTTACTCCAGATGTTACAACAAAAGTATAATCTTTATCTATTATCTCTTTTATTCTTAAAAAAGATGAAATTTTACTTAGCTCGTTTTTCATAGCTTTATTTCTAATTCCTACTAAAATTCCAACTTTAATTAATTTTTTATAGATAAATTCAGTTACTTTATTTTCAAACTCTTTAAAATAAACTACGTCACTACTTTTAAAAACCGTAGCTACTATTTTGGTAAGATTTTTATTGGCACTTATAGAAATATCCGGCAGTAGATGTTGTTTTTTTCTTCTTGTGTCAAAAAATTCTACTTTATAACTTTGCTTTATGTTTTCAACTTGATTTACATAGAATGTATCGTTGTCAAATATGTCAAGTTCAGTTTTTTCTAATATCTTACTTTCACTATCTCCTATTAATTTGTATTCTGTAACAATTGATAAAATTTTAAAATCAATAAATTTCATATCGACATTAAAATTTCTAGCTAAAATAGGAATTTCACCATAAGGATTTATAGTATCCATTCCAATAGGATCAAGGTAAATTGGCTCTTTTTGACTATTTTCCACCTAGCATTCTTTCAAATTTATTATTTTTAAATTTTTATATTTTCTCTAAAATTTTATTAAAACTAGTTTATAGGGCTTGATTTTACGTTTTTTAAATCTAAATTTAAATATTATTTCAGCAATAATATCAAAATGGAAATTTATGTTTATAAAAGGCTTTTTTTCAAATAGTGCCGGCATTATGGTGTCTCGTATCTTAGGATTTTTTAGAGACGTGATGACAGCTTCTACTCTTGGTGCAGGAATTTATAGTGATATATTTTTTATAGCCTTTAAAATTCCAAATCTATTTCGCAGAATTTTTGCAGAAGGAGCATTTGGAGATGCATTATTACCAAATTTCACTCACTCTAAAAACAAAAGCGTATTTTCTGCTGAAATTTTTTTAAAATTTTTATTTTTTGTAATGATTTTGACATTATTGGTCAATCTATTTGCTCCTCAATTTACAAAAATTATCGCAACGGGCTTAAACGAGAGCCAAATCTCTCAAGCTGTTCCTTTGATTAAGATAAATTTTTACTATCTTGGACTAATTTACGTAGTTACGTTTATTGCCACCTTGCTTCAGTATAGACAACACTTTATCACAACTGCATTTTCAACCGCACTTTTAAATATAGCTATGATATTTGCGCTTGTTTTAGCTCAAAGTAAAGAGCCTAAAGTTGTCGCTTATTATCTAAGCTTTGGAGTGGTTGCGGGAGGAATTTTACAAGTAATATCTCATTTAATAGCGCTTTATCTTACTTCTATGTCAAAGATATTTTTTGGAGGAATAATTAAATTTATCAAAGGAAAAAGAGCTGATACAAAGGGCTTTTTTGCTAATTTTTATCATGGTTTATTTGGTTCATCCGCAATGCAAATAAGCTCTTTTATGGATACTTGGCTTGCTAGCTTTTTAGTATCTGGAAGCATTAGCTACCTATTTTACGCTAATCGCATCTTTCAGCTTCCACTTGCGGTCTTTGCTATAGCTCTTTCTACTGCGCTTTTCCCGAAAATAGCAAGAAATTTAAAAGCCGGCAACGAAAAAGAGGCTCTAAAATTTATGAATAAAGGGTTTGAGACTTTATTTTTCCTGCTTTTTGGTGCGGCAATAGGAGGCTTTGTATTAGCAGATCCTATCATAAAACTACTCTTTGAAAGAGGTCAGTTCAATGCGCAAGATACGACCAATACAGCTCTCGTACTAAAGGCTTATATGATAGGACTTGTGCCGTTTGGCTTGGCTAAAATTTTTTCAA
This Campylobacter sp. RM16192 DNA region includes the following protein-coding sequences:
- a CDS encoding flagellar assembly protein A — translated: MENSQKEPIYLDPIGMDTINPYGEIPILARNFNVDMKFIDFKILSIVTEYKLIGDSESKILEKTELDIFDNDTFYVNQVENIKQSYKVEFFDTRRKKQHLLPDISISANKNLTKIVATVFKSSDVVYFKEFENKVTEFIYKKLIKVGILVGIRNKAMKNELSKISSFLRIKEIIDKDYTFVVTSGVNKKDSNDDSIVYHYKNKINNIDNSGRINYANRGYLLGVAKDELIIEYQKPVMGEPGRDVRGIVIPVVEPRTTITKMIEHTDEIEERVDDSGIKYYAKKAGYVYDQKNIFDIKEELDVNEISFRATGSIDAGLDNNVVLNVKEKDITKDAIGDGMNVEANEINIEGNVAQNAVIKANKVKIGGQTHAKAHIEAKEAKIAVHIGSFDGDHVEIDRLENGKVKAKTAVIKSVLGGEIIAEKLEIGVLASNSNIIIADTLEIRQLKGVNNKILVDFSMVKNTGETINKNLEKIKEIREQIVKMPKQLEAKKCIIEENRGPINIIKEKMEEFRASKNSPPVTFIKKLREYQQLVHEYNNLLSEFEEKKSKITDLKDEIQAIQDGIFNSKVINYSNWREFNEIKFKLVDPPREISYVTRENEVARVLTIKKIENEDGEIDYLIRKNNNIRKA
- the murJ gene encoding murein biosynthesis integral membrane protein MurJ: MFIKGFFSNSAGIMVSRILGFFRDVMTASTLGAGIYSDIFFIAFKIPNLFRRIFAEGAFGDALLPNFTHSKNKSVFSAEIFLKFLFFVMILTLLVNLFAPQFTKIIATGLNESQISQAVPLIKINFYYLGLIYVVTFIATLLQYRQHFITTAFSTALLNIAMIFALVLAQSKEPKVVAYYLSFGVVAGGILQVISHLIALYLTSMSKIFFGGIIKFIKGKRADTKGFFANFYHGLFGSSAMQISSFMDTWLASFLVSGSISYLFYANRIFQLPLAVFAIALSTALFPKIARNLKAGNEKEALKFMNKGFETLFFLLFGAAIGGFVLADPIIKLLFERGQFNAQDTTNTALVLKAYMIGLVPFGLAKIFSKWLHAKMQQKTTSKIAVITLVINLILAVILMKYYGAFGLALASSMGGFILLILTIRAFGTKRFLAIISFKRLGIMAIILVIEMIILIFLRKFIDANF